Proteins encoded by one window of Heterodontus francisci isolate sHetFra1 chromosome 12, sHetFra1.hap1, whole genome shotgun sequence:
- the LOC137376001 gene encoding signal peptidase complex subunit 3-like, with protein sequence MNNLMSRFNSLFAFTLMVMAALTFLVFLSTVFQQARVPVSIRVSGVSLKKYEDYTGNYDLGSVNFSVYVDLGPVFNWNVKQLFLYLAAEYTTENNTLNQVVLWDKILQRGENPRLNLHDMSPKYLFLDDGNGLKGNKNVSLSLSWNIVPNAGILHLMPASHQKVIPLPEKYEEFKSY encoded by the exons ATGAACAATCTGATGTCGCGGTTCAACTCGCTGTTTGCCTTCACGCTGATGGTGATGGCGGCGCTGACCTTCCTGGTGTTCCTGAGTACAGTATTCCAGCAGGCCCGGGTACCAGTCAGCATCCGTGTGAGCGgcgtctctct aaaAAAATACGAAGACTATACTGGAAACTATGATTTAGGATCAGTAAATTTTAGTGTCTATGTTGAT CTGGGCCCTGTATTTAACTGGAATGTTAAGCAGCTTTTCCTGTATCTAGCAGCAGAATATACTACAGAGAACAAT ACATTGAATCAAGTGGTTCTATGGGATAAAATCCTTCAGCGAGGAGAGAATCCTAGACTTAATCTTCATGATATGAGTCCTAAATATTTATTCTTGGATGATGGAAATGGTCTGAA agGAAATAAGAATGTATCCTTGTCCCTTTCGTGGAATATTGTTCCAAATGCTGGAATCTTGCATCTGATGCCTGCCTCTCATCAGAAAGTAATTCCATTACCTGAAAAATATGAAGAATTCAAAAGTTATTGA